The following DNA comes from Anopheles arabiensis isolate DONGOLA chromosome 3, AaraD3, whole genome shotgun sequence.
TCCCGTCAGCTATCCGAGTTACGttccccagcagcagcagcagcagcagccagtgtCCCAACAGATGCCGCAAACCGCCGTCCCGCAGGGAATGCCGGGCGCTGgtggaccaccaccaccatcagcccAACCGAATGCGAACCATCATCCCAACCAGCAGCAGATGAGCATGCCACAGGCCCACTATCCTCCCACATCTGGCGCACCAACTCACCAtcatccgcagcagcagcagcaacaaccgcagcagcaacagttcaTGCCCCAGATGGGACCACCGCAGATGGCCAACTTCCCCCCGATGGGCGCCCCAATGAACATGTTCCCGCCCGGTGGGCCCGGTGGAATCGGAGGACCACTGTCCATCAACACGAACCACCAGGGACCGCAAAACATTCCCatctaccagcagcagcggtaagCTTCGGACGGTCGGAAAACGGGGTAGCGGGGACAGAACCAAGGGAAGGCATCCGTCCCGATCGCCcaacaaaaaacgacacattttGACCAATGCCACTTTTTTTCGGTTCGATAATCGGTATGGGTACAAGGGAGGTGTTTTTGATGTTCGCCTAGCGGTTTTAGTCGGTATTCTTTTTAACTGAAACTTTCCCTTTAAAAGCCATAAACTGaacgtgggacgaggagcagaattggtttgttgttttgtttaccgcTCGATTTACTCTGCTGGCGgcagtgtctgtgtgtattcgAATTGAGTAGAGTTTTGGTTTTAAATTACGGTTCGGCTTAGAGGCTCTTGGCCTTTCGCAGGGCCAAAAAGGGCTACAATGCCACAGCAATGATATTCCTTTTGagataacaacaacaagtCCCCTAGGCACACCCtccctcctcatcctcctccttcgTTCACCAAGTGCAAGGGCATTAGGCAGTGGACGTGAAGCGCGGATTGGGCAACGCTGTTTGCCGGCAATAATAGAAGTAATGCTgcatatattacgtttttgaAACAGTATAgcgatacaacaacaacaaaaaaggcttcTGGCAGTGTGATTAggcggaaggaaggaagggagaAATTGATAGCGGAACCTGTGTTGAATTATTAGTAGCAAAAcgcacgtgcgtgtgtgtgagggcTTATTTTTTGAACATTCGCAGAATCTACAAACCGATTAGAGGGGGGAGTCCGTTAGcgtttaaagcaaaaaaaaaaagcaaggaGGGAAGAATATATAGTAGGATATGTATTTATATACGATATCATGAGGCGGCCGGCCGTTCGGTATGGTGGGGAGGCGTATTTGTTATCTACCCGCGTGGCTGTCGCAAAGGAAACCCGGAAGGTTGTtttgtgggtgggtgggcCCACCGTAAAGGGGTGAACATTTATAGATGGAGGCGAAGAATTGATGCAAAACCGATGATAGACGATGCTGTATAATAGTTGAGCTACGTACATACTACACACAACCTAcacattgaaaaataaatatactaaattaataacaaactggtttgtttttttctgtcaaacaatttctttcaAAAGTTTCCAAAATTGGGGAACAAAAATTCAAATCcttaacacaaaaaataaccgCCAACCGTCGCACCTGAATCGCCTGTAACTTCAAGGGTTTACGAGCCGGCGCGCGGTGAAGCTGTCAAAGTttatttatgttgttgttttgcaagcCTTTCTTTTGCATCGCCTACTGTTCCAATCCGGCACACACTACACGATGTTTGCAAGATGTACATCGGCATTATTGCGGAGATATTGCTCCGTAAGCAGTTCTTCAACTCTGGTAAGATTTAGTTCACAACGTATCAAACAATGTAACAACAAACCACGTGCACATTGTAGGCCGAAGCGATCGCAGCCTCCGTGGAAGGTGCGGACAAGGAAAGCATCAGTGCGCTGCTAGTCGCCGTGCCGGAACTCTCTAAATACGCCCCCGAACAGTGGCACCGCACAGCGAAACTGCTCAGCACGGAAGGGCTCGAGCTGGAAAAGACACTCTCCATCATCGGCGGCCACCCGGCCATACTGGTGCGGCCGGTGGAAAAGATCGCGGAAAGCTTGCACTGCTGGCGGTCGTGCCAGTTCGGGGACGCCAACATGAAGGTGCTGGTGTCGGCCCATCCCTACCTGCTCGATTACACCAACCACGGGCAGCTGGCGCAACGGGTCGCCTTTCTGCACTCCCACTTTGAGACGCGCAAAAACGTGTACCGGCTGTTTCTGGCCGCCCCGAACCTGCTGGTGGACGAGCAGCACGTGACGGAGGCAAAGATCGCCTACCTGCTGCAGGCGATGCGCCACGAGGTACTGGAGGTGGTGAAATCCAGCGCCTTTGCGCACGATCTGGACCATTTGCGCTGCCGGCACACGTTCCTGGAGCGGCTGGGACTGTTTAAGCCGCGGTCGCTCAAGGCGGAGAAAGGGACACCGACGGGCAATCCTCCGCTGCACCAGATTACGGACACGAGCGACAAGCGGTTCGCGGTGAAGGTGGCGTACGTTACGCTGGAAGAGTACGAAGTGTTTCAGGAGCTGTACCGGCGCGAGATGGAGCAGGACGAGCAGGACGAAACGGACGATGAGCTGGACCGGGAGGAGGTGGAAAGTGAACCAAAGCGAAGTGCGTACCACAAGAAGGGCAGGTAGGATGGGATGGTgactttcgttttttttgtaaatgttgTCCAATAGCGTTGCACCAGTTACGCAGCAATAAATGCACGTGGACGTCGCGCCAGTAGTCAAAGAGCTCGTAAACTTAAGCAAACCCGATCATCGTCGTCAGAGTATGACTCTCATTTATTCGCTCGGTTTAAAGTGAACAGTTTTCACTCGgcatatataatatataatcGTGGCTAAAGTTTACAGTACAGTAGGTCATAGAGAACAATCGATAATTGTCAATTATCCAATTAGAGAAAGCGAttggcgcgcgcgcacgtgtctatgtgtgtgtatatatatgtatgtatgtatagaGATATACGTGTAAAACT
Coding sequences within:
- the LOC120900670 gene encoding uncharacterized protein LOC120900670 gives rise to the protein MFARCTSALLRRYCSVSSSSTLAEAIAASVEGADKESISALLVAVPELSKYAPEQWHRTAKLLSTEGLELEKTLSIIGGHPAILVRPVEKIAESLHCWRSCQFGDANMKVLVSAHPYLLDYTNHGQLAQRVAFLHSHFETRKNVYRLFLAAPNLLVDEQHVTEAKIAYLLQAMRHEVLEVVKSSAFAHDLDHLRCRHTFLERLGLFKPRSLKAEKGTPTGNPPLHQITDTSDKRFAVKVAYVTLEEYEVFQELYRREMEQDEQDETDDELDREEVESEPKRSAYHKKGR